A section of the Melopsittacus undulatus isolate bMelUnd1 chromosome 3, bMelUnd1.mat.Z, whole genome shotgun sequence genome encodes:
- the TTLL2 gene encoding LOW QUALITY PROTEIN: probable tubulin polyglutamylase TTLL2 (The sequence of the model RefSeq protein was modified relative to this genomic sequence to represent the inferred CDS: inserted 8 bases in 5 codons; substituted 3 bases at 3 genomic stop codons), protein HEEEIGCVCKWTFSKFRSYLXIFGADYTVRWQISNRVILTLLDVTPLSVASNCFEIFGFDILIDDKFKPWLLEVNYSTELCLECFTDLTVERKLLHGIALLSYKQIHIFRQNQFXGKPGIKAGSRXMLWSTASESAIEKTPGVLACETVAKCTAASSVLPALQAARGSAQKVATLTEKTARAHPXKMLTSQLQERVSRPPVXLGAGHSAHISNQLSLWIPTSGFCNYRFTTCPYIXSDKKQRPIPHVGDFVLVFAFNKAALQASRERTDIKDFXKEIKKLVSKQLPSKQQNTXRVGYLTSVELHDIRLYRRRDNFIWKKVHVY, encoded by the exons CATGAAGAAGAGATTGGCTGTGTCTGCAAATGGACCTTCAGCAAATTTCGTTCTTACCTTTGAATATTTGGGGCTGATTACACAGTCCGCTGGCAGATCAGTAACAGAGTGATTCTCACTCTGCTTGATGTAACCCCCTTATCAGTGGCCTCCAATTGCTTTGAGATCTTTGGCTTTGACATCCTGATTGATGACAAATTCAAGCCATGGCTTCTAGAAGTCAACTACAGTACTGAACTGTGTTTAGAATGTTTCACTGATCTCactgtggaaagaaaacttCTTCATGGTATTGCACTGCTGAGCTACAAGCAGATCCACATTTTCAGGCAAAATCAATTTTGAGGCAAGCCTGGGATAAAGGCTGGCAGCAGGTAGATGCTCTGGAGCACAGCTAGTGAGAGTGCCATCGAGAAGACTCCTGGTGTCCTTGCTTGCGAAACAGTGGCTAAATgtactgctgcttcttctgtaCTGCCTGCCCTGCAGGCTGCAAGAGGATCAGCTCAAAAGGTGGCTACCCTGACAGAGAAAACTGCCAGAGCACATC GGAAAATGCTGACTTCTCAGCTGCAGGAAAGGGTGAGCAGGCCACCAGT CCTAGGAGCTGGGCATTCTGCACACATTTCTAACCAACTCAGCCTTTGGATACCTACATCTGGCTTCTGCAACTACAGGTTTACCACATGCCCCTATAT CTCTGACAAAAAACAGAGGCCTATCCCCCATGTAGGAGATTTTGTccttgtttttgcttttaacaaaGCTGCACTTCAAGCTTCCAGGGAAAGGACAGATATAAAGGACT ataaggaaataaagaaactaGTGAGCAAGCAGTTACCATCTAAACAGCAGAACAC AAGGGTAGGCTATTTAACTTCTGTGGAACTTCATGACATTAGGTTATATAGACGTCGTGACAACTTTATCTGGAAGAAGGTACATGTATACTGA
- the UNC93A gene encoding protein unc-93 homolog A isoform X2 — MERNLKNVLIISFGFLLLFTAYGGLQNLQSSLHSEEGLGVASLSVLYAALILSSMFLPPILIKKLGCKWTIAGSMCCYIAFSLGNFHASWYTLIPTSVILGIGGAPLWSAKCTYLTIAGKSYAEKAGKNGKDIINQYFGVFFLIFQSSGIWGNLISSLVFSQASTKVEISEVACCGAYDCMTNTTNTTGSAEPSKSLIYILLGIYTASGVLAVLLTVTFLDQIKSDQAETEKEILETSSFWSTFLATFQHLKDKRQCLLIPLTIYSGLEQGFLSGDYTKAYVTCALGIHYVGYVMICFSAVNSLCSLLFGKISQFTGRKPLFSLAAVTNTACIIALLLWKPHPEQLAVFFIFPALWGLSDAIWQTQTNDAIGICM; from the exons ATGGAAAGGAATCTTAAGAATGTTTTGATCATTTCTTTCGGATTTTTACTTCTCTTCACTGCTTATGGAGGACTCCAGAATCTACAG AGCAGCCTCCATTCAGAAGAAGGCCTCGGTGTTGCATCCTTAAGTGTTCTCTATGCTGCGCTCATCTTGTCCTCCATGTTCCTCCCTCCAATCCTCATCAAGAAGCTGGGCTGCAAGTGGACCATTGCAGGCTCTATGTGCTGCTACATCGCATTCTCCCTAGGAAACTTCCATGCTAGCTG GTACACACTAATTCCCACCTCTGTGATCCTGGGCATAGGAGGAGCACCACTGTGGTCTGCCAAATGCACTTACCTCACCATAGCTGGCAAATCATATGctgagaaagcaggaaaaaatgggaaagacATTATCAACCAATACTTTGGGGTCTTCTTTCTGATATTTCAGTCCTCCGGCATCTGGGGAAATCTTATCTCATCCTTGGTATTTAGCCAAGCTTCCACCaaag TGGAAATCTCGGAAGTGGCATGCTGTGGAGCATATGACTGCATGACTAATACCACTAACACCACTGGGTCAGCAGAACCCTCCAAGTCCTTAATCTACATTCTGCTAGGGATCTACACTG ctAGTGGTGTGCTAGCTGTGTTGCTGACTGTTACATTTCTGGACCAGATCAAATCTGACCAAGCAGAGACTGAGAAAGAAATACTAGAGACATCATCCTTTTGGTCTACGTTCCTAGCAACTTTCCAGCATCTTAAAGATAAAAGACAGTGTCTTCTTATTCCTCTGACAATTTACAGTGGTTTGGAACAGGGATTTCTTTCTGGTGACTACACAAAG GCATATGTGACCTGTGCCCTGGGGATACATTATGTTGGTTATGTGATGATCTGCTTTTCAGCTGTAAATTCACTCTGCTCTCTGCTCTTTGGAAAGATCTCTCAGTTCACCGGTAGAAAGCCTCTATTTTCATTAG CTGCAGTTACAAACACTGCCTGTATAATAGCACTACTGCTGTGGAAACCTCATCCTGAGCagcttgctgtgtttttcataTTCCCTGCTCTTTGGGGCCTATCTGATGCTATTTGGCAGACACAAACTAATG ATGCCATAGGAATATGCATGTGA
- the UNC93A gene encoding protein unc-93 homolog A isoform X1, translated as MERNLKNVLIISFGFLLLFTAYGGLQNLQSSLHSEEGLGVASLSVLYAALILSSMFLPPILIKKLGCKWTIAGSMCCYIAFSLGNFHASWYTLIPTSVILGIGGAPLWSAKCTYLTIAGKSYAEKAGKNGKDIINQYFGVFFLIFQSSGIWGNLISSLVFSQASTKVEISEVACCGAYDCMTNTTNTTGSAEPSKSLIYILLGIYTASGVLAVLLTVTFLDQIKSDQAETEKEILETSSFWSTFLATFQHLKDKRQCLLIPLTIYSGLEQGFLSGDYTKAYVTCALGIHYVGYVMICFSAVNSLCSLLFGKISQFTGRKPLFSLAAVTNTACIIALLLWKPHPEQLAVFFIFPALWGLSDAIWQTQTNGLYGILFEKHKEAAFANYRLWESLGFVIAFGYSTKLQIYIKLYILLSMLVLSMVTYGVVEYLEANSSPGSPPLTKKEDVGPLTQDTHV; from the exons ATGGAAAGGAATCTTAAGAATGTTTTGATCATTTCTTTCGGATTTTTACTTCTCTTCACTGCTTATGGAGGACTCCAGAATCTACAG AGCAGCCTCCATTCAGAAGAAGGCCTCGGTGTTGCATCCTTAAGTGTTCTCTATGCTGCGCTCATCTTGTCCTCCATGTTCCTCCCTCCAATCCTCATCAAGAAGCTGGGCTGCAAGTGGACCATTGCAGGCTCTATGTGCTGCTACATCGCATTCTCCCTAGGAAACTTCCATGCTAGCTG GTACACACTAATTCCCACCTCTGTGATCCTGGGCATAGGAGGAGCACCACTGTGGTCTGCCAAATGCACTTACCTCACCATAGCTGGCAAATCATATGctgagaaagcaggaaaaaatgggaaagacATTATCAACCAATACTTTGGGGTCTTCTTTCTGATATTTCAGTCCTCCGGCATCTGGGGAAATCTTATCTCATCCTTGGTATTTAGCCAAGCTTCCACCaaag TGGAAATCTCGGAAGTGGCATGCTGTGGAGCATATGACTGCATGACTAATACCACTAACACCACTGGGTCAGCAGAACCCTCCAAGTCCTTAATCTACATTCTGCTAGGGATCTACACTG ctAGTGGTGTGCTAGCTGTGTTGCTGACTGTTACATTTCTGGACCAGATCAAATCTGACCAAGCAGAGACTGAGAAAGAAATACTAGAGACATCATCCTTTTGGTCTACGTTCCTAGCAACTTTCCAGCATCTTAAAGATAAAAGACAGTGTCTTCTTATTCCTCTGACAATTTACAGTGGTTTGGAACAGGGATTTCTTTCTGGTGACTACACAAAG GCATATGTGACCTGTGCCCTGGGGATACATTATGTTGGTTATGTGATGATCTGCTTTTCAGCTGTAAATTCACTCTGCTCTCTGCTCTTTGGAAAGATCTCTCAGTTCACCGGTAGAAAGCCTCTATTTTCATTAG CTGCAGTTACAAACACTGCCTGTATAATAGCACTACTGCTGTGGAAACCTCATCCTGAGCagcttgctgtgtttttcataTTCCCTGCTCTTTGGGGCCTATCTGATGCTATTTGGCAGACACAAACTAATG GACTCTACGGCATTTTATTTGAGAAACACAAGGAGGCTGCCTTTGCTAATTACCGTCTCTGGGAATCGTTAGGATTTGTCATCGCCTTTGGTTACAGCACCAAATTGCAAATCTACATCAAACTGTATATTTTATTGTCTATGCTTGTGTTGTCTATGGTGACGTATGGAGTGGTTGAATACCTTGAAGCTAACAGCTCCCCCGGGTCACCTCCTCTTACAAAGAAGGAAGATGTAGGACCCCTCACCCAGGATACACATGTGTAA